A region from the Sphingomonas sp. S2-65 genome encodes:
- the smpB gene encoding SsrA-binding protein SmpB, whose protein sequence is MARPRPATFEKVKTVAENRRARYEYFIETVYEAGLALTGTEVKSLRFGEGSIAEAYAEVKDNGVWLVNANIPEFSHGNRYNHEPKRPRKLLLHEREINKLHGAVAREGMTLVPLSIYFNGRGRAKVELALAKGKKTHDKRDSIKERDWKREQGRLLRDRG, encoded by the coding sequence ATGGCCCGTCCCCGTCCCGCCACCTTCGAGAAAGTGAAGACCGTCGCCGAGAACCGGCGCGCGCGGTACGAATATTTCATCGAAACGGTCTATGAGGCCGGGCTCGCGCTCACCGGGACCGAGGTCAAGTCGCTGCGCTTCGGCGAAGGCTCGATCGCCGAGGCCTATGCCGAGGTGAAGGACAATGGGGTGTGGCTGGTCAACGCCAACATTCCCGAATTCAGCCACGGCAACCGCTATAATCACGAGCCCAAGCGGCCGCGTAAATTGCTCCTTCACGAGCGCGAGATAAACAAGCTTCATGGCGCGGTGGCGCGTGAAGGCATGACGCTCGTCCCCTTGTCGATCTACTTCAACGGCAGGGGCCGGGCGAAGGTCGAACTCGCGCTCGCAAAGGGCAAGAAGACGCATGACAAGCGGGACTCGATCAAGGAACGCGACTGGAAGCGGGAGCAAGGCCGGCTGCTCCGCGACCGTGGCTGA
- a CDS encoding TonB-dependent receptor, translating into MNFVTARRALLSGAALAAALGASSAYAQDAAPSASGTEEAEVGDVVVTAQRREERLVDVPVSVAVVRGQQLRDFQAAGDDTLALAGRVPGLYAETTTGRIFPRFYIRGLGNIDFYLGASQPVSIIQDDVVLEHVVLKSNPVYDLDRVEVLRGPQGSLFGRNTTAGIIKFDTIRPSDTFEGRASASVGSYASTNLDAGFGGPIVDDLLSFRVSGLYQHRDGWVDNSYTGPSFDGTRGGFNALGGFDDRNLRLQLRLTPSDALTVDLSGHGRWYEGTSTIFHRGALIRGSNSVENAPRDRVALDEAMNNPQAYDTYGASARVSYDFGGAVLTSISAWETTEGYSRGDTDGGAATAFAGPAYYGESQGNIRDLDQFSQELRLASPGTGRFNWQVGGYYFDSRDITDFYQRRYFLTTPFNANNPNSNNPNNWVRLRNTNTSWAGFGQLSYELTDGFTITGGARITNDTKRTRLLKTADGGTGQVTYTGRRDVELDDTRESWDLSALYKLSQDVSVYARVASGFRGPTIQGRSAVFNSDFTTADSETILSWEAGIKGSALDNRVRFNLNGFYYTVDNIQLNANDVNGNGVLLNADKAQAYGVEAELDVRPIDNLALSLGGSWLHTEIKDSAALAQVCVLGGAVVCTVTDPTVTIPGRGVFASIDGNRLPNAPEYNFNVAARYDIPVQDDGKFFVSSDWNVQGFTNFVLYDTKEFNSKGNFEGGLKIGYEGGNGDWEIAAFARNITNEKNLKGVLENYMAAVFNDPRIIGVSFNGRLR; encoded by the coding sequence ATGAATTTCGTCACCGCTCGCCGCGCGCTGCTGTCCGGCGCCGCCCTTGCTGCCGCGCTTGGCGCCAGCAGCGCGTACGCACAGGACGCCGCGCCGAGCGCGTCCGGCACCGAAGAGGCCGAAGTCGGCGACGTCGTCGTCACCGCGCAGCGCCGCGAGGAGCGCCTGGTCGACGTGCCGGTCTCGGTCGCCGTCGTCCGCGGGCAGCAGCTGCGCGACTTCCAGGCGGCGGGCGACGACACGCTCGCGCTCGCCGGCCGCGTCCCCGGCCTGTATGCGGAGACCACCACCGGGCGCATCTTCCCGCGCTTCTACATTCGTGGCCTGGGCAATATCGACTTCTATCTCGGCGCCTCGCAGCCGGTGTCGATCATCCAGGACGATGTCGTGCTCGAGCATGTCGTGCTCAAGTCGAACCCGGTCTATGATCTCGACCGCGTCGAAGTGCTCCGCGGTCCGCAAGGCTCGCTGTTCGGCCGCAACACCACTGCCGGTATCATCAAGTTCGACACGATCCGCCCAAGCGACACCTTCGAGGGCCGCGCCTCGGCCTCGGTCGGCAGCTATGCCAGCACCAATCTCGACGCCGGCTTCGGCGGCCCGATCGTCGACGACCTGCTCTCGTTCCGCGTCTCGGGGCTGTACCAGCACCGCGACGGCTGGGTGGACAACAGCTATACCGGCCCTTCGTTCGACGGCACCCGCGGCGGCTTCAATGCGCTGGGCGGCTTCGACGACCGCAACCTGCGCCTCCAGCTGCGCCTCACCCCCAGCGACGCGCTGACCGTCGACCTGTCGGGCCATGGCCGCTGGTATGAGGGCACGTCGACGATCTTCCATCGCGGCGCATTGATCCGCGGATCGAACAGCGTCGAGAATGCCCCGCGCGACCGCGTCGCGCTCGACGAGGCGATGAACAACCCGCAGGCCTATGACACCTACGGCGCCTCGGCGCGCGTCAGCTACGATTTCGGCGGCGCGGTGCTGACGTCGATCTCGGCCTGGGAAACCACCGAAGGCTATAGCCGCGGCGATACCGATGGCGGCGCCGCGACGGCCTTTGCCGGCCCGGCTTATTATGGCGAATCGCAGGGCAATATCCGCGATCTCGACCAGTTCAGCCAGGAGCTGCGCCTCGCCAGCCCCGGCACCGGCCGCTTCAATTGGCAGGTCGGCGGCTATTATTTCGACAGCCGCGACATCACCGATTTTTACCAGCGCCGCTATTTCCTGACGACGCCGTTCAATGCGAACAATCCGAACAGCAACAACCCCAATAATTGGGTGCGCCTGCGCAACACCAACACCAGCTGGGCCGGCTTCGGCCAGCTCAGCTACGAGCTGACCGACGGCTTCACCATCACCGGCGGCGCGCGCATCACCAACGACACCAAGCGCACCCGCCTGCTCAAGACCGCCGATGGCGGCACTGGCCAGGTGACGTATACCGGCCGCCGCGACGTCGAGCTGGACGACACGCGCGAGAGCTGGGATCTCAGCGCGCTCTACAAGCTCAGCCAGGACGTAAGCGTCTATGCCCGCGTCGCCAGCGGCTTCCGCGGACCGACGATCCAGGGCCGCTCGGCGGTGTTCAACTCGGACTTCACGACGGCAGACTCCGAGACGATCCTGTCGTGGGAGGCCGGCATCAAGGGTTCGGCGCTCGACAATCGCGTGCGCTTCAACCTCAACGGCTTCTACTACACCGTCGACAACATCCAGCTGAACGCCAATGACGTGAACGGCAACGGCGTGCTGCTCAATGCCGACAAGGCGCAGGCATATGGCGTCGAGGCCGAGCTGGACGTCCGCCCGATCGACAACCTCGCGCTGTCGCTCGGCGGCAGCTGGCTGCACACCGAGATCAAGGACAGTGCCGCCCTGGCGCAGGTCTGCGTACTCGGCGGCGCGGTGGTCTGCACCGTCACCGATCCGACCGTGACGATCCCGGGCCGCGGCGTGTTCGCCAGCATCGACGGCAATCGCCTGCCCAATGCGCCGGAGTATAATTTCAACGTCGCGGCGCGCTACGACATCCCGGTCCAGGACGACGGCAAGTTCTTCGTCTCGAGCGACTGGAACGTGCAGGGCTTCACGAACTTCGTGTTGTACGACACCAAGGAGTTCAACTCTAAGGGCAACTTCGAAGGCGGTCTTAAGATCGGCTATGAAGGCGGCAACGGCGATTGGGAAATCGCGGCGTTCGCCCGCAACATCACCAATGAGAAGAACCTCAAGGGCGTGCTGGAGAACTACATGGCCGCAGTGTTCAACGATCCCCGGATCATCGGCGTCTCGTTCAACGGCCGCCTGCGGTAA
- a CDS encoding acylphosphatase, with product MATQRIFVSGRVQGIGYRDWVVRTAQRNGLTGYVRNLKDGRVEIVATGEEEPLQALIESCREGPAMARVDHVESFPADDERGHKGFTKRFTA from the coding sequence ATGGCGACACAGCGTATCTTCGTGTCCGGCCGAGTGCAGGGCATCGGCTATCGCGACTGGGTGGTGCGGACGGCGCAGCGCAACGGGCTGACGGGTTATGTCCGCAACCTGAAGGACGGGCGCGTGGAGATCGTCGCCACGGGCGAGGAGGAACCGCTCCAGGCGCTGATCGAAAGCTGCCGCGAAGGCCCCGCCATGGCGCGGGTCGATCATGTCGAGAGCTTCCCCGCCGACGACGAGCGGGGACATAAGGGGTTCACCAAACGCTTCACGGCGTGA
- a CDS encoding DUF2062 domain-containing protein, with translation MAERGLFPRFRAWVDRNLPTRESFESNRWLKPLGHRILHPALWRMTRRSIPRGVALGMFTGILIPMGQIPASAVLALPLRANVPAAALTTFFTNPLTTPLLFILYYKVGGWSLGLGGTTAAVAKTAAANGGWLHWLAADVGLPTALGMLICSILGAALGYLISALGWRLWIGHKWNKRRRERGAHEAAGGEPGQIRVD, from the coding sequence GTGGCTGAGCGGGGGCTGTTCCCCCGCTTCCGCGCTTGGGTCGACCGCAATCTCCCCACGCGCGAAAGCTTCGAATCGAACCGCTGGCTGAAGCCGCTCGGCCACCGAATCCTGCACCCCGCTCTGTGGCGGATGACGCGCCGTTCGATCCCGCGCGGCGTCGCGCTCGGCATGTTCACTGGCATCCTGATCCCGATGGGGCAGATCCCGGCGTCGGCGGTGCTGGCGCTGCCGCTGCGTGCCAATGTGCCCGCGGCGGCACTCACGACCTTCTTCACCAATCCGCTCACCACCCCGCTGCTGTTCATCCTCTATTACAAGGTGGGCGGGTGGAGCCTGGGGCTGGGCGGCACCACCGCCGCGGTCGCCAAGACCGCTGCCGCAAACGGCGGCTGGCTGCATTGGCTGGCGGCGGATGTCGGGCTGCCTACCGCGCTGGGCATGCTCATCTGCTCGATACTGGGTGCGGCGCTGGGCTATCTGATCAGCGCGCTCGGCTGGCGGCTGTGGATCGGGCACAAGTGGAACAAGCGCCGGCGCGAGCGTGGCGCGCACGAGGCAGCGGGCGGCGAGCCGGGGCAAATTCGCGTCGATTGA
- a CDS encoding lytic transglycosylase domain-containing protein encodes MVGPVMKSVFLLVGVSGLAVTSQLTQAQIGWNQPSTAQIVQQVPGASANDPLNAPLAEWKRLQQSDNWPFSDYANFLLAHPGWPGETSRQAAAETALDSGASMPGLVVRFFDRFAPRTAAGHLRFAEALAVSGRRAEADEQARRAWRMGVLRPNDEARLTGAFLSALTPGDHDTRMDMLLWRGATSAAQRQIGFVSPARRPIFEARLAYRTRAVDADARGATAMAIASNDAGLIADRATWLRDTGQSPASRQSLASRPVLAAAPGDLEKWYEVLLTAARGAAADGQSSLAYQIASRVDDAVPPGAVVAEMPLGERDDYTSLTWLAGTVALYDLQRPGDAVGMFERYSRGSKTPQTQSKGLYWAGRAAEAAGNGAAAQGFYARAAGFPDLYYGQLALERTSRPLRAPASMSNRIVDPATRTAFYRRETVRATQLLGALGRRDDQGLFIRQIARDATTDTDHVLAAELSQTIGRPDLGVMVGRSALENGLSDYTAAGYPSVRVPESHGNYWTIIHAIARQESQFDRNAVSHAGARGLMQLMPGTAAETAGKLGLSYNRDALNSDTDYNIQLGSTYFQRMFALYGSYPLAVAAYNAGPGNVNKWIRANGDPRMPGGDIVRWIERIPIFETKNYVQRVLENAVVYDLMNPQRARSLGPANLSWYLGKNRPG; translated from the coding sequence ATGGTGGGCCCTGTGATGAAAAGCGTATTTCTGCTGGTCGGCGTATCCGGACTGGCGGTGACTTCCCAACTCACGCAAGCGCAGATCGGCTGGAATCAGCCCTCGACCGCACAGATCGTTCAGCAGGTGCCAGGCGCTTCGGCGAACGACCCGCTGAACGCGCCGCTGGCGGAGTGGAAACGGCTGCAACAGTCGGACAATTGGCCGTTCTCCGACTATGCCAACTTCCTGCTTGCGCATCCCGGCTGGCCCGGCGAGACCAGCCGGCAGGCGGCGGCGGAAACGGCGCTGGACAGCGGGGCCAGCATGCCGGGCCTGGTGGTGCGGTTCTTCGATCGGTTCGCCCCGCGCACCGCCGCAGGGCATCTGCGCTTTGCCGAGGCACTGGCAGTGTCTGGCCGACGTGCGGAGGCCGACGAGCAGGCGCGCCGGGCGTGGCGGATGGGGGTCCTGCGCCCCAATGACGAGGCTCGGCTGACCGGCGCGTTCCTGAGCGCGCTGACCCCAGGCGATCATGATACGCGGATGGACATGCTGTTGTGGCGCGGGGCGACCAGCGCGGCGCAGCGCCAGATCGGCTTCGTCTCCCCTGCCCGCCGCCCGATCTTCGAGGCGCGGCTGGCGTACCGTACGCGCGCGGTGGATGCCGATGCCAGGGGCGCGACCGCGATGGCGATCGCCAGCAACGATGCCGGCCTGATCGCCGATCGCGCGACCTGGCTGCGCGACACCGGGCAGAGCCCCGCATCGCGTCAATCGCTCGCGAGCCGGCCGGTGCTGGCGGCGGCGCCGGGTGATCTCGAGAAATGGTATGAGGTGTTGCTGACCGCCGCGCGCGGTGCGGCTGCGGACGGTCAGTCCAGCCTCGCCTACCAGATTGCCAGCCGGGTCGACGACGCCGTGCCGCCGGGCGCGGTGGTGGCGGAGATGCCGCTCGGCGAACGCGACGACTATACCAGCCTCACCTGGCTGGCCGGGACGGTCGCGCTGTACGATCTCCAGCGCCCAGGCGATGCCGTCGGCATGTTCGAGCGCTATTCCCGCGGATCGAAGACCCCGCAGACTCAGTCGAAGGGGCTTTATTGGGCCGGGCGGGCGGCGGAAGCCGCCGGCAACGGTGCGGCGGCGCAGGGATTCTACGCGCGGGCGGCGGGGTTCCCGGACCTTTATTACGGGCAGCTTGCGCTGGAACGGACCAGCCGGCCACTGCGCGCACCCGCCAGCATGAGCAACCGGATCGTCGATCCTGCGACCCGCACTGCCTTTTACCGGCGCGAGACCGTGCGCGCGACGCAGCTGCTCGGCGCGCTGGGGCGGCGTGACGATCAGGGGCTCTTCATCCGCCAGATCGCGCGCGACGCCACCACCGACACCGACCATGTCCTCGCCGCCGAGCTGTCCCAGACGATCGGGCGTCCGGATCTCGGCGTGATGGTGGGCCGCAGCGCGCTGGAGAACGGACTGTCGGACTATACTGCGGCGGGCTACCCCTCGGTGCGGGTGCCGGAGAGCCACGGTAACTACTGGACCATCATCCACGCGATCGCGCGCCAGGAAAGCCAGTTCGACCGCAACGCCGTCAGCCACGCCGGCGCGCGCGGGCTGATGCAGCTGATGCCGGGCACCGCTGCGGAAACCGCGGGCAAGCTCGGGCTGAGCTATAACCGCGACGCGCTGAACAGCGACACCGATTACAACATCCAGCTGGGGTCGACCTATTTCCAGCGGATGTTTGCGCTGTACGGCAGCTATCCGCTGGCGGTGGCGGCATATAATGCAGGGCCGGGCAACGTGAACAAGTGGATACGCGCCAATGGCGATCCGCGCATGCCGGGCGGCGACATCGTCCGCTGGATCGAGCGGATCCCGATCTTCGAGACCAAGAATTATGTGCAGCGCGTGCTCGAGAATGCCGTGGTCTACGACCTCATGAACCCGCAGCGCGCGCGCAGCCTGGGGCCGGCCAATCTCAGCTGGTATCTCGGCAAGAACCGGCCGGGTTGA
- the dapA gene encoding 4-hydroxy-tetrahydrodipicolinate synthase, which produces MFSGSIPALVTPFRNGVFAEDEYRSLVEWQIAEGSKALVPCGTTGEAATMPKEEHFRVVRACAEQAAGRVPVLAGAGSNDTSVAITNVQAAKEAGADAVLMVPPYYNRPSQEGIFRHFEAIARAATLPVVLYNVPGRTVTDIQPATMARIVRAFPDIYIGVKDATGQLTRVSEHRAGGGENFIQLSGNDETALAFNAMGGVGCISVTANVAPRLCAEFQAAWAAGETARALALHDRLYPLHVALFTDASPGPVKYALGKVRPGFAQELRLPMTEAGEASRAAVDAALAHAGLL; this is translated from the coding sequence ATGTTTTCAGGCTCCATTCCGGCGCTGGTCACGCCCTTCCGCAACGGTGTCTTCGCCGAGGACGAATACCGTAGCCTAGTTGAATGGCAGATTGCCGAAGGGTCGAAGGCGCTGGTTCCGTGCGGGACCACCGGCGAGGCCGCGACCATGCCGAAGGAAGAGCATTTCCGCGTGGTGCGTGCCTGCGCCGAACAGGCGGCGGGCAGGGTGCCTGTCCTCGCCGGCGCCGGATCCAACGACACGAGCGTAGCGATCACCAACGTCCAGGCCGCCAAGGAAGCCGGCGCCGACGCCGTGCTGATGGTCCCGCCTTATTACAACCGCCCCAGCCAGGAAGGCATCTTCCGCCATTTCGAGGCGATCGCGCGCGCGGCCACGCTGCCGGTGGTGCTCTACAACGTTCCCGGCCGCACGGTGACCGACATCCAGCCCGCCACCATGGCGCGCATCGTCCGCGCCTTCCCCGACATCTATATCGGTGTGAAGGACGCGACCGGCCAGCTTACCCGCGTCTCGGAGCATCGCGCCGGCGGCGGCGAGAACTTCATCCAATTGTCGGGCAACGATGAAACCGCGCTAGCCTTCAACGCGATGGGCGGGGTGGGGTGCATCTCTGTCACGGCGAACGTCGCGCCGCGGCTCTGTGCCGAGTTCCAGGCTGCCTGGGCAGCCGGCGAGACTGCGCGGGCGCTCGCGCTTCACGACCGCTTGTATCCGCTGCACGTCGCGCTGTTCACCGACGCATCCCCCGGTCCGGTGAAATATGCGCTGGGCAAGGTTCGCCCAGGCTTCGCGCAGGAACTGCGCCTGCCGATGACCGAAGCGGGAGAGGCCAGCCGTGCGGCGGTCGACGCCGCGCTGGCGCATGCGGGGCTGCTCTGA
- a CDS encoding M13 family metallopeptidase: MRLSLLATSFLAAPVLLAGCTQSDTPPPASVAEQTATVSQVAVGPVAPSNSARPQLGTYGFDAAGMDRAIAPGDDFYGFANGNWAKSTPIPADKSNYGAFNVIADLSQARTREILEAAKSDPGSKIGTSYSTYLDTAAIDAKGLAPIQPWLNQIKAVNAKTGLAALYAQADRNGVPGLFGTYVGQDDKNPEVYALSLGQGGLGMPDRDYYLSKDAKLAETKAAYEKHLATVLTLAGEPNAAARAKAIVTFETRVAQAHWTRIESRDANKTYNKMTVAQLTRTAPGFDFKGFFTGIGAQVDSVIVAQPTAVAGIARLVRATPIAVLKDQLIVRSLDGFADVLPTAFDKEQFAFYGTVLSGTPEQQVRWKRAVDYTTGAVSDEVSQAYVAKYFPPETKAAADALVKNVIAAMDRRIDQLDWMAPETKVKAHAKLAAFTPKIGYPDRWRSYADLQVVAGDAFGNNVRANNWSHDENIGHLGKPLQRWEWGMTPMEVNAYANFGMVEIVFPAAILQPPFFDPNADPAVNYGGIGAVIGHELSHHFDDQGAKYNAEGRLTDWWTPADVAAFKKRTDALVAQYDQYEPLPGLHVKGALTLGENVADLAGLTVAHDAYTASLNGKPAPVIDGATADQRFYLGWAQVWRRNYREANLRQRLLTDPHSPSEQRAWVVRNLDPWYAAFAPTAGSKLFLTPEQRVRIW, translated from the coding sequence ATGCGCCTTTCGCTGCTCGCCACTTCCTTCCTCGCCGCGCCGGTCCTGCTGGCCGGCTGCACCCAGAGCGACACCCCGCCGCCGGCCTCGGTCGCCGAACAGACCGCAACCGTGTCGCAGGTCGCGGTCGGCCCGGTGGCGCCCTCCAACTCGGCGCGCCCGCAACTCGGCACCTATGGCTTCGACGCGGCGGGCATGGACCGCGCAATCGCGCCGGGTGACGACTTTTACGGCTTCGCCAACGGCAACTGGGCCAAGTCGACGCCGATCCCGGCCGACAAGTCGAACTATGGCGCCTTCAACGTCATCGCCGACCTGTCACAGGCACGCACCCGCGAGATCCTGGAAGCAGCCAAGTCCGACCCGGGCTCGAAGATCGGCACGTCCTATTCGACCTATCTCGACACCGCGGCGATCGATGCCAAGGGCCTGGCGCCGATCCAGCCCTGGCTGAACCAGATCAAGGCGGTGAACGCCAAGACCGGCCTCGCCGCGCTCTATGCCCAGGCCGATCGCAACGGCGTGCCCGGGCTGTTCGGCACCTATGTCGGACAGGACGACAAGAACCCGGAGGTTTACGCGCTGAGCCTGGGGCAGGGCGGTTTGGGCATGCCCGACCGCGATTATTACCTGTCGAAGGACGCCAAGCTGGCCGAGACCAAGGCGGCGTATGAAAAGCACCTCGCCACCGTCCTGACGCTCGCCGGCGAGCCCAACGCCGCCGCCCGCGCGAAGGCGATCGTCACGTTCGAGACCCGGGTCGCGCAGGCGCACTGGACGCGCATCGAAAGCCGCGACGCGAACAAGACCTATAACAAGATGACGGTCGCGCAGCTGACGAGAACCGCGCCGGGCTTCGACTTCAAGGGCTTCTTCACCGGCATCGGCGCGCAGGTCGACAGCGTCATCGTCGCGCAGCCTACCGCCGTTGCCGGCATCGCACGGCTGGTGCGTGCCACGCCGATCGCAGTGCTCAAGGACCAGCTGATCGTCCGCAGCCTCGACGGCTTCGCCGATGTGCTGCCGACCGCCTTCGACAAGGAGCAGTTCGCCTTTTACGGTACCGTTCTGTCCGGCACGCCCGAGCAGCAGGTCCGCTGGAAGCGCGCGGTGGACTACACCACCGGCGCCGTTTCGGACGAAGTCAGCCAGGCCTATGTCGCCAAGTATTTCCCACCCGAGACCAAAGCCGCGGCCGACGCGTTGGTGAAGAACGTCATCGCCGCGATGGACCGCCGCATCGACCAGCTCGACTGGATGGCACCGGAGACCAAGGTCAAGGCGCACGCCAAGCTTGCCGCCTTCACGCCCAAGATCGGCTATCCCGATCGCTGGCGCAGCTATGCCGACCTCCAGGTCGTCGCCGGCGACGCCTTCGGCAACAATGTCCGCGCCAACAACTGGTCGCATGACGAGAATATCGGCCATCTCGGCAAGCCGCTCCAGCGCTGGGAATGGGGCATGACTCCGATGGAAGTGAACGCCTATGCCAATTTCGGCATGGTCGAGATCGTCTTCCCCGCCGCGATCCTGCAGCCGCCCTTCTTCGATCCCAACGCCGATCCGGCGGTGAACTATGGCGGCATCGGCGCAGTGATCGGCCACGAGCTCAGCCACCATTTCGACGACCAGGGCGCCAAGTACAACGCCGAAGGTCGCCTGACCGACTGGTGGACGCCCGCCGATGTCGCGGCGTTCAAGAAGCGCACCGACGCGCTGGTGGCGCAGTACGACCAATACGAGCCGCTGCCGGGCCTGCATGTGAAGGGCGCGCTCACGCTTGGTGAGAACGTTGCGGACCTCGCCGGCCTCACGGTCGCGCACGATGCGTACACCGCGTCGCTGAACGGCAAGCCGGCGCCGGTGATCGACGGCGCCACCGCCGATCAGCGCTTCTACTTGGGATGGGCGCAGGTCTGGCGCCGCAACTACCGGGAGGCCAATCTGCGCCAGCGTCTGCTGACCGATCCGCACTCGCCGTCCGAGCAGCGCGCCTGGGTCGTGCGCAATCTCGACCCTTGGTACGCCGCATTCGCGCCGACCGCGGGTTCGAAGCTGTTCCTCACGCCCGAGCAACGCGTCCGCATCTGGTAA
- the greB gene encoding transcription elongation factor GreB: MDRPNYISPAGYSALKAEYDALFGTERPKIVDVISWAAGNGDRSENGDYLYGRKRLREIDRRLGWLSRRMKAAKVVDPARQEDRSRVYFGATVTIADEDDNHRTVTLTGDDEADAGRGLIGWNSPIARALRGAAVGDLRRVMLPGGEREYEVIALDYP; this comes from the coding sequence ATGGATCGTCCCAATTACATCAGCCCGGCAGGTTATTCCGCGCTGAAGGCAGAATATGACGCGCTGTTCGGCACCGAGCGGCCCAAGATCGTCGACGTCATCTCCTGGGCGGCGGGCAATGGCGACCGCTCGGAGAATGGCGACTATCTCTATGGCCGCAAGCGTCTGCGCGAGATCGACCGGCGGCTCGGCTGGCTGTCCAGGCGGATGAAGGCCGCCAAGGTGGTCGATCCTGCCCGGCAGGAGGATCGCAGCCGCGTCTATTTCGGCGCGACGGTGACGATCGCCGACGAAGACGACAACCATCGCACCGTGACGCTGACCGGCGATGACGAAGCCGATGCCGGACGCGGCCTGATCGGCTGGAACTCGCCGATCGCCCGGGCGCTGCGCGGCGCGGCGGTAGGCGATCTCCGCCGGGTGATGCTGCCCGGAGGCGAGCGCGAATATGAAGTGATCGCGCTCGACTACCCCTGA